Part of the Sporosarcina sp. FSL K6-2383 genome is shown below.
GCCCTACATGAAGATCAAGGGAATAGTCTCATCGTAGATGGAACGATTCAACGTTTTGAATTTACTGTTGGGATTTATTGAAAGATATTAAAAAATTATTACTCTGTGAAGAAATAGAAGCGAAAACACCCCGTGAAACATTGAAAGAAGCCTATCAAGTAGGCTGGCTCCAAAATGAACGAGCATGGTTGCAAATGCTAAAATATCGAAATGAAGCCTCATATGCATACGAGGAAGAGATGGCACGGCGGATTTTACAAAACATTGTTGGGTATTATCCTGAAATGAAAAAGACATTTCATCAACTGTAGAAAAATATCGGAAAGATTATGATGCCAATGAATGAGTTGTTAGTGAAGCAACTTCGTGACATTGTCAGTCAGTATCCTGAAGTAGAGACCATTCTGTTATTTGGTTTGCGTGCTTATGGTGATTTTAATCGTTTATCTGATATTGATTTGGCGGTGAAGGCACCTGGATTGTCGGAGATGCAGTGGCTTTTGTTAGCAGAATAAATAGATCAGTGTCATAAAGTTCTATAGTAGGCAGAAAGATTTGGGTGTTGGGCATAATATAGCCCTGTGCCGGTCATAAACTAGCTCAAGGCGGGCATAACTTAGTCCGTGCCGGTCATAAACTGGCTTAAGACGGTCATAAAATGGTCCATGGCGGGCATAATGATGCGTAAGTAGTAGTAGGAAATTTAAAAACAGCTGCTGATTTCTCGTGAAATAAATCAGCAGCTGCTTTATTATTTTCGAAGCTTCATCACAACATCCTCATCAGGCGTCACAAACAACGTCTTCTGCTCAAAATAAATGACAAATCCAGGCTTTGACCCGTTCGGCTTTTTAACATGACGTACTTCCGTATAATCGACCGGTACAGATGATGAGCCGCGTGCTTTGCTGAAATAAGCAGACAAAATAGCTGCTTCTCGAATCGTTTCTTCATCAGGATTTGTATCGTGAATCAATACATGTGATCCAGGAATGTCCTTCGTATGAAGCCAAGTTTGATCCCGCGCGGCAATCTTGAATGTTAAATAGTCATTTTGCTTATTGTTTTTACCGACTGAAATTTTCACGCCAGCGGATGATACATACGTTTCCGGTGCTGGTTTTTTCGGTTTGCTTTTCTTTTTCAGCTTGCGGGCCTTCAGAAAACCGAGTTCCGCAAGTTCTTCGCGTATTTCCTCGATATCCTCAGGGGATGCTTGCATGACTTGCTGCTTAATCATTTCAAAGTAGGCGATATCTTCGGCGGCCTTTTCTAATTGCTCTGCAATCATAATGAGTGCTGTTTTTGCTTTCGCATAGCGGGAATAATAGCGCTGGGCATTATCAATCGGCGTTTTTCGTGGATCTAGCGGAATAGTTACCGTCGTTCCTTCTTCGTAATAATTGTCGACGACCGCCTCCATCATCCCTTTTTGAAGCGCGTAACTATTGGCAGTCAGCAATTCACCGTACAACTG
Proteins encoded:
- a CDS encoding nucleotidyltransferase domain-containing protein; its protein translation is MNELLVKQLRDIVSQYPEVETILLFGLRAYGDFNRLSDIDLAVKAPGLSEMQWLLLAE